The Rhodococcus sp. X156 genome window below encodes:
- a CDS encoding glutamyl-tRNA reductase produces MSVLLVGMSHRSAPVTMLERVAVTDGERPKLLEGLLRSPHISEALLVSTCNRVEIYAVVDAFHGALTDVGELLAEHAQSDVAELTRHLYVRYSESAVEHLFSVASGLDSMVVGEQQILGQIRSAYAAADAEQTAGRTIHELAQQALRVGKRVHSETGIDSAGASVVSVALQRAAKALGSDDLSARRAVVLGAGAMGGLAVALLQRAGVASIVVANRTPERAANLAATAAEGNVEARAVGLDELPAVLADADVLVTCTGAVGAVVTLAQAHRALAARSPDRGLLVICDLGLPRDVEPAVADLPGVVLVGLEALQRAPEAHAASADTDAARAIVAAELSTYLAAQRAAEVTPTVTALRRRAAEVVEAELLRLETRLPTLGDVERDEVGRAVRRVVDKLLHAPTVRVKQLAAAPGGDTYAQALRELFELGPGAVDAVAASTTNPPTTGPPTTNTHTVVPPSIAADVPSDVPTVLDSALTEAAMNEATLAEYISSADPARHHGNGEL; encoded by the coding sequence GTGAGTGTTCTGCTCGTGGGGATGTCGCACCGCAGTGCCCCCGTGACCATGCTGGAGCGCGTCGCCGTCACCGATGGTGAGCGTCCCAAGCTGCTGGAGGGCTTGCTGCGCTCCCCCCACATCTCCGAGGCGCTGCTGGTGTCCACCTGCAACCGGGTGGAGATCTACGCGGTGGTCGATGCCTTCCACGGTGCCCTCACCGACGTCGGCGAGCTGCTCGCCGAGCACGCGCAGTCCGACGTCGCCGAGCTCACCCGTCACCTCTACGTTCGCTACAGCGAGTCGGCGGTGGAGCACCTGTTCTCGGTGGCCAGCGGCCTGGACTCCATGGTCGTGGGCGAGCAGCAGATCCTCGGCCAGATCCGGTCCGCCTACGCCGCCGCCGACGCCGAGCAGACCGCCGGCCGCACCATCCACGAGCTGGCGCAGCAGGCGCTGCGGGTGGGCAAGCGGGTGCACTCCGAGACCGGCATCGACTCCGCCGGTGCCTCGGTGGTCTCGGTGGCGCTGCAGCGGGCGGCCAAGGCCCTGGGCTCGGACGACCTCAGCGCACGCAGGGCCGTGGTGCTCGGTGCCGGGGCGATGGGCGGCCTGGCGGTCGCGCTGCTGCAGCGCGCCGGGGTGGCCAGCATCGTGGTGGCCAACCGCACCCCCGAGCGTGCCGCGAACCTGGCGGCCACCGCCGCCGAGGGCAACGTGGAGGCACGCGCCGTGGGGCTGGACGAGCTGCCTGCGGTGCTGGCCGACGCCGACGTGCTGGTCACCTGCACCGGCGCGGTTGGCGCGGTGGTCACCCTCGCCCAGGCCCACCGGGCGCTGGCCGCTCGCTCACCCGACCGTGGTCTCCTGGTGATCTGCGACCTGGGCCTGCCCCGCGACGTCGAGCCCGCCGTGGCCGACCTGCCTGGCGTGGTGCTGGTGGGGCTGGAGGCGCTGCAGCGCGCGCCGGAGGCCCACGCAGCCTCGGCCGACACGGATGCCGCCCGCGCCATCGTGGCCGCCGAGCTGTCCACCTACCTCGCCGCCCAGCGTGCCGCCGAGGTCACCCCCACCGTCACCGCGCTGCGTCGGCGCGCGGCGGAGGTGGTGGAGGCCGAGCTGCTCCGCCTGGAGACCCGCCTGCCCACGCTCGGCGACGTCGAGCGCGACGAGGTGGGCCGGGCGGTGCGCCGCGTGGTGGACAAGCTGCTGCACGCCCCGACGGTGCGGGTGAAGCAGCTGGCCGCCGCGCCCGGCGGCGACACCTACGCCCAGGCGCTGCGCGAGCTCTTCGAGCTCGGGCCGGGCGCGGTGGACGCCGTCGCGGCCTCCACCACGAACCCGCCCACCACGGGTCCGCCCACCACGAACACGCACACGGTCGTACCGCCCTCGATCGCCGCGGACGTCCCCAGCGACGTCCCCACGGTCCTGGACAGCGCGTTGACCGAGGCAGCCATGAACGAGGCGACGCTGGCCGAGTACATCTCGAGCGCCGACCCCGCACGACACCACGGGAACGGAGAGCTGTGA
- a CDS encoding redox-sensing transcriptional repressor Rex, producing the protein MPRAGATAEAGESTVGASRPKQGSGEEVRAVPEATVARLALYLRVLGSLVEAGTRTVSSEELAALAGVGSAKLRKDLSFLGSNGTRGVGYDVPRLVGRIEQALGLNRRHRVALVGVGNLGHALAGYDGFADRGFTVTALFDNDPARVGTRLGELEIRHLDDVDAVCAELEISIGVVATPAAAAQQVCDRLVAAGVGCILNFAPVALQVPETVDVRRVDLAVEMQVLSFHGARRAAGRAAGTQQAGQSGATEQTRSGGDGSVIVP; encoded by the coding sequence ATGCCGCGTGCTGGCGCCACCGCAGAGGCGGGCGAGTCTACCGTCGGCGCCTCGCGCCCCAAGCAGGGGTCGGGCGAGGAGGTGCGGGCGGTGCCTGAGGCCACGGTGGCGCGGCTGGCGCTGTACCTGCGCGTGCTGGGCTCGCTGGTCGAGGCGGGCACCCGCACGGTCTCCAGCGAGGAGCTGGCCGCGCTGGCCGGCGTCGGTTCGGCCAAGCTGCGCAAGGACCTGTCCTTCCTCGGCTCCAACGGCACCCGTGGGGTGGGCTACGACGTGCCCCGCCTGGTCGGCCGCATCGAGCAGGCGCTGGGCCTGAACCGCCGCCACCGGGTGGCCCTGGTGGGCGTGGGCAACCTCGGCCACGCACTGGCCGGCTACGACGGTTTCGCTGACCGCGGCTTCACCGTGACCGCGCTGTTCGACAACGACCCCGCGCGGGTGGGCACCCGGCTGGGTGAGCTGGAGATCCGGCACCTCGACGACGTCGACGCCGTGTGTGCCGAGCTGGAGATCAGCATCGGGGTGGTGGCCACCCCCGCCGCCGCGGCGCAGCAGGTGTGTGACCGACTGGTGGCAGCCGGAGTCGGCTGCATCCTCAACTTCGCGCCGGTGGCGCTGCAGGTGCCCGAGACCGTGGACGTGCGGCGGGTGGACCTCGCCGTGGAGATGCAGGTGCTCTCCTTCCACGGCGCCCGGCGCGCCGCCGGGCGCGCCGCGGGCACCCAACAGGCCGGCCAGTCCGGAGCTACAGAGCAGACGAGGTCTGGAGGAGATGGATCGGTGATTGTGCCGTGA
- a CDS encoding fasciclin domain-containing protein: MRKTQRLAAVGALAALTLSIAACSNSEEASTETTSAAPTTSAAASSSGAPSSAAAAASSSGVTTVADIFGPACSSVPKTGPGSPEGMVNQPVATAASANPLFSTLVTAVKAAGLVDTLNKPDAAYTVFAPTDAAFAALPAGTLDTLLKDPKGDLTKILTYHVVPQRYDAAGLVKAGSVKSVEGESVTITGTAQAPLINRVPVACGNIPTANATVFAIGQVLMPPAMK, encoded by the coding sequence ATGAGAAAGACTCAGCGACTCGCAGCTGTCGGTGCGCTCGCGGCACTCACCCTGTCCATCGCCGCCTGCAGCAACTCGGAGGAGGCCTCCACCGAGACCACCTCCGCGGCGCCCACCACCTCGGCGGCGGCCTCCAGCTCGGGGGCACCGTCCTCGGCGGCTGCAGCCGCCTCCAGCAGCGGGGTCACCACGGTTGCCGACATCTTCGGACCCGCGTGCTCCAGCGTGCCGAAGACCGGTCCGGGCTCGCCCGAGGGCATGGTCAACCAGCCGGTCGCCACCGCGGCCTCGGCCAACCCGCTGTTCTCCACCCTGGTCACCGCCGTCAAGGCGGCCGGGCTGGTGGACACCCTGAACAAGCCGGACGCCGCCTACACCGTGTTCGCGCCCACCGACGCAGCGTTCGCGGCGCTGCCGGCGGGCACCCTGGACACCCTGTTGAAGGACCCGAAGGGTGATCTCACCAAGATCCTGACCTACCACGTCGTGCCCCAGCGCTACGACGCCGCCGGCCTGGTCAAGGCGGGCTCGGTCAAGTCCGTCGAGGGTGAGTCGGTCACCATCACCGGCACCGCGCAGGCGCCGCTGATCAACCGGGTGCCGGTCGCCTGCGGCAACATCCCCACCGCCAACGCCACGGTCTTCGCCATCGGCCAGGTGCTGATGCCGCCGGCCATGAAGTGA
- a CDS encoding molybdopterin-dependent oxidoreductase, producing MTSPAPTSAGPSTPGRSPSVRPRRPALVAAVAAVAGVLAVVAALAVAHLFAGLVDPESSPYLAVGNAAIDRTPEWAKSFAIEQFGSNDKKALLVGMGIVLLLVGAVAGLLTRVRVAAGVAVLVALGVVGALAVLDRPDTARVGVLSALVAAVVAVSVLLTLLRAAAAPAVREDGAEVSRRSFLGTSAAVAVGAGVAGLGGQAVLSKVDASVVGTRAAAQPLPPLPAGVDFVADGGLPFTTSNDTFYRVDTALSPPQVSARDWSLRIHGMVDREITLSFDELVSRPLEERRVTLTCVSNEVGGDLVGSAAWVGVSLRDLLLEAGVQAGADQLLSTAIGGYSAGTPLATVLEPDRGAMLAVNMNGQPLPVEHGFPVRMLVPGVYGYASATKWITDIELTTFAQKKAYWVPRGYAERAPIKLQSQITSPGGFEQVPAGRVTVTGTAWRQGVGIRSVEVRLDDGPWLPARLGTEVGRDTWRMWRIDLPDVGAGSHTVTCRATDAEGNLQVQERAATLPDGASGWHSALFTVA from the coding sequence ATGACCTCACCCGCGCCCACCTCAGCTGGGCCGAGCACGCCTGGCCGCTCGCCGTCCGTGCGCCCCCGTCGCCCGGCCCTCGTCGCCGCCGTGGCCGCCGTCGCTGGCGTGCTGGCGGTGGTGGCGGCGCTCGCCGTCGCCCACCTGTTCGCCGGGCTCGTCGACCCGGAGTCCTCTCCCTACCTCGCGGTGGGCAACGCGGCGATCGACCGCACGCCGGAGTGGGCCAAGTCCTTCGCGATCGAGCAGTTCGGCAGCAACGACAAGAAGGCCCTGCTCGTCGGCATGGGGATCGTGCTGCTGCTGGTGGGCGCGGTCGCCGGCCTGCTCACCCGGGTGCGGGTGGCGGCCGGGGTGGCCGTGCTGGTCGCGCTCGGGGTGGTCGGCGCGCTGGCCGTGCTCGACCGACCGGACACCGCGCGGGTGGGCGTGCTCTCTGCGCTGGTGGCTGCGGTGGTCGCGGTGTCCGTGCTCCTCACCCTGCTGCGGGCGGCGGCCGCGCCCGCCGTGCGCGAAGACGGCGCGGAGGTGTCCCGGCGCAGCTTCCTGGGCACCTCGGCCGCGGTCGCCGTCGGCGCTGGCGTGGCCGGACTCGGCGGGCAGGCGGTGCTGTCGAAGGTGGACGCGTCGGTGGTGGGGACCCGCGCGGCTGCCCAGCCGCTGCCCCCGCTGCCCGCCGGGGTGGACTTCGTCGCCGACGGCGGCCTGCCCTTCACCACCAGCAACGACACCTTCTACCGGGTGGACACCGCGCTCTCGCCGCCCCAGGTCTCGGCCCGGGACTGGTCGCTGCGCATCCACGGGATGGTCGATCGCGAGATCACGCTCAGCTTCGACGAGCTGGTCAGCCGGCCGCTGGAGGAGCGGCGCGTGACGCTCACCTGCGTGTCCAACGAGGTGGGTGGGGACCTGGTGGGGTCGGCCGCCTGGGTCGGGGTGTCGCTGCGCGACCTGCTGCTGGAGGCCGGGGTGCAGGCCGGCGCCGACCAGCTGCTGTCCACCGCCATCGGTGGGTACTCGGCGGGCACCCCGCTGGCCACGGTCCTCGAGCCCGACCGTGGGGCGATGCTCGCCGTGAACATGAACGGCCAGCCGCTGCCGGTGGAGCACGGCTTCCCGGTGCGGATGCTGGTGCCGGGTGTGTACGGCTACGCCTCGGCCACCAAGTGGATCACCGACATCGAGCTGACCACCTTCGCCCAGAAGAAGGCCTACTGGGTTCCGCGGGGCTACGCCGAGCGGGCACCGATCAAGCTGCAGTCGCAGATCACCAGCCCCGGCGGGTTCGAGCAGGTCCCGGCGGGCCGGGTCACCGTCACCGGCACCGCCTGGCGGCAGGGGGTGGGCATCCGCTCCGTCGAGGTGCGCCTGGACGACGGCCCCTGGCTGCCGGCCCGGCTGGGCACCGAGGTGGGCAGGGACACCTGGCGCATGTGGCGGATCGACCTGCCTGACGTGGGGGCCGGCAGCCACACCGTCACCTGCCGGGCCACCGATGCCGAGGGCAACCTGCAGGTGCAGGAGCGGGCGGCCACCCTCCCCGACGGGGCCTCGGGGTGGCACAGCGCGCTGTTCACCGTGGCGTGA
- a CDS encoding glutaredoxin family protein: protein MVRVELLTRQGCSACTTAAEELAAVCADFGLPWSAVDVDEAATTQPELRAEYGDRLPVVLLDGREHSYFDVDEPRLRRDLAAATGHPEAGAP from the coding sequence ATGGTGCGAGTGGAGCTGCTCACGCGGCAGGGGTGCTCGGCGTGCACCACGGCGGCCGAGGAGCTGGCGGCGGTGTGCGCCGACTTCGGGCTGCCGTGGAGCGCGGTGGACGTCGACGAGGCGGCGACAACCCAGCCCGAGCTGCGCGCCGAGTACGGAGACCGGCTGCCGGTGGTGCTGCTGGACGGGCGTGAGCACAGCTATTTCGACGTGGACGAGCCCCGGCTGCGCCGCGACCTCGCGGCGGCCACCGGGCACCCGGAGGCCGGCGCGCCCTAG
- a CDS encoding sigma-70 family RNA polymerase sigma factor — translation MSSTAASLAVTSTHGEDTGEPGADLRFVSPPDESVAAVAVEIVAAPTVLDLPLVLVPQAAPDVAATAGVLADIDRRTTTAPLLGARPERTPEEEEQVLATWELVRAAQAGDTDAFGQLYDRYVDIVFRYVLFRVNDRTLAEDLTSETFLRALRRIASITYQGKDVGAWFVTIARNIVLDYMKSSRHRLEFSTAEILDSDSADDPEDEVITASIVAELLDCVRQLGDDQRECIVLRFLQGMSVSETAAAMGRNEGAVKALQHRAVRRLAKLVPDTLR, via the coding sequence ATGAGCAGCACAGCAGCGTCGCTCGCGGTCACGTCCACGCACGGCGAGGACACCGGCGAGCCGGGGGCTGACCTGCGCTTCGTGTCCCCGCCCGACGAGTCCGTCGCAGCTGTGGCGGTGGAGATCGTCGCGGCCCCAACGGTTCTCGATCTGCCTCTGGTGCTGGTGCCGCAAGCGGCCCCCGACGTGGCTGCCACCGCGGGAGTGCTGGCGGACATCGACCGGCGGACCACCACCGCCCCGCTGCTCGGCGCCCGCCCGGAGCGCACGCCCGAGGAGGAGGAGCAGGTCCTCGCCACCTGGGAGCTGGTGCGAGCCGCCCAGGCCGGTGACACCGATGCTTTTGGCCAGCTCTACGACCGCTACGTCGACATCGTGTTCCGCTACGTGCTGTTCCGGGTGAACGACCGCACCCTGGCCGAGGACCTCACCAGCGAGACCTTTCTCCGCGCCCTCCGCCGAATTGCCTCGATCACCTATCAGGGCAAGGACGTGGGGGCGTGGTTCGTCACCATTGCCCGCAACATCGTTCTCGACTACATGAAGTCGAGTCGGCACCGCCTGGAGTTCAGCACCGCGGAGATCTTGGACTCCGACAGCGCCGATGACCCCGAGGACGAGGTCATCACGGCGAGCATCGTGGCCGAGCTGCTGGACTGCGTGCGCCAGCTCGGCGACGACCAGCGCGAGTGCATCGTCCTGCGGTTCCTGCAGGGGATGTCGGTCTCGGAGACGGCTGCGGCCATGGGTCGCAACGAGGGCGCGGTCAAGGCGCTGCAGCATCGCGCCGTGCGCCGGCTGGCCAAGCTCGTGCCCGACACCTTGCGCTGA
- a CDS encoding HAD-IB family hydrolase — translation MRLPRENRRFGRAVPSPAQIRAAIAGEASATAGLKAARRARAVSAAEPPDAAAGLELGSGQDTPDTPVPDPPPPVPRDLTAAAFFDVDNTMVIGASILHFARGLAARKYFTAGDVMGFAWHQVRFRVSGKEHVASVASGREQALSFVAGRETAEIRRLGEEIYDELIADKIWTGTRALAQLHLDAGQQVWLVTATPVELAEIIARRLGLTGALGTVAESEGGKFTGRLVGDILHGTAKAQAVRSLAAREGLDLRRCTAYSDSHNDVPMLSVVGNAVAVNPDQDLREVAKARGWQIRDFRTGRKAAKIGVPSLLGAGAVAGAVAAGMSHRRGA, via the coding sequence GTGCGCTTGCCTCGAGAGAACAGACGGTTCGGCCGTGCCGTTCCCAGTCCCGCGCAGATTCGTGCGGCCATCGCCGGGGAGGCCAGCGCGACTGCCGGGCTCAAGGCGGCCAGGCGCGCCCGGGCCGTCAGCGCTGCGGAGCCTCCGGACGCAGCGGCAGGCCTCGAGCTCGGCTCCGGCCAGGACACACCCGACACGCCGGTCCCCGATCCCCCGCCGCCGGTTCCCCGGGACCTCACCGCGGCCGCCTTCTTCGACGTCGACAACACCATGGTGATCGGCGCCAGCATCCTGCACTTCGCGCGGGGGCTGGCCGCACGCAAGTACTTCACCGCCGGCGACGTGATGGGCTTCGCCTGGCACCAGGTCCGCTTTCGGGTCAGCGGCAAGGAGCACGTCGCCTCGGTGGCCAGCGGCCGCGAGCAGGCGCTGTCGTTCGTGGCCGGACGGGAGACCGCCGAGATCCGCCGCCTCGGCGAGGAGATCTACGACGAGCTCATCGCCGACAAGATCTGGACCGGAACTCGGGCGCTGGCACAGCTGCACCTGGACGCCGGCCAACAGGTCTGGCTGGTCACCGCCACCCCCGTCGAGCTGGCCGAGATCATCGCCCGCCGCCTCGGCCTCACTGGAGCGCTGGGCACCGTGGCCGAGAGCGAGGGCGGCAAGTTCACCGGTCGCCTGGTGGGCGACATCCTGCACGGCACGGCCAAGGCGCAGGCGGTGCGCTCCCTGGCCGCCCGCGAGGGCCTGGACCTGCGTCGGTGCACCGCCTACTCCGACAGCCACAACGACGTGCCCATGCTGTCGGTGGTGGGCAACGCGGTGGCGGTCAACCCCGACCAGGACCTCCGCGAGGTGGCCAAGGCCCGCGGCTGGCAGATCCGGGACTTCCGCACCGGCCGCAAGGCCGCCAAGATCGGCGTCCCCTCGCTGCTGGGCGCCGGCGCCGTGGCCGGCGCCGTGGCGGCCGGGATGAGCCACCGCCGCGGCGCCTGA
- a CDS encoding NAD-dependent epimerase/dehydratase family protein, producing the protein MSAPAEPPRVVLVTGGSGFLASQLATRLAHRESVQRVIAVDAVRPHRRSLGRSEFHQADLGDHALVTLLEQAEVDTVVHAGVHKGPQRPGYERSGARLDVLGTLQLLAACQHAPRVRRLVVVSSAAVYGAGPRDPALFGEDEPAHSVVSRGAADAVEVESCVRTFARRRTDVAVSVLRLADLVGPQVRGPLTEHLTMPVVPTPLGFDARLQMLHSDDALAALELATAVGVPGVFNVAADGVLTLSQAVRRAGRVPLPLPVPALAPVGRVLRGTRRVSFSAAQVALLTYGRVLDTSRVRGALGFRPRWSTADAYDSFLRAQGLRPLTDQPVVRTLTAGATTVGGLLR; encoded by the coding sequence GTGAGCGCGCCGGCCGAGCCGCCCCGCGTGGTGCTGGTCACCGGCGGCAGCGGTTTTCTCGCGTCCCAGCTGGCCACCCGGCTCGCCCACCGCGAGTCGGTGCAGCGCGTCATCGCGGTGGACGCGGTGCGCCCACACCGGCGGTCCCTGGGCCGCAGCGAGTTCCACCAGGCCGACCTGGGTGACCACGCGCTGGTCACGCTGCTCGAGCAGGCCGAGGTGGACACCGTGGTGCACGCCGGGGTGCACAAGGGCCCGCAGCGCCCCGGCTACGAGCGCAGCGGCGCCCGCCTGGACGTGCTGGGCACCCTGCAGCTGCTCGCGGCCTGCCAGCACGCACCGCGGGTGCGCCGGCTGGTGGTGGTGTCCTCCGCCGCCGTCTACGGCGCCGGGCCGCGCGATCCCGCTCTGTTCGGCGAGGACGAGCCGGCCCACTCCGTGGTCAGCCGCGGTGCCGCCGACGCCGTCGAGGTGGAGAGCTGCGTGCGCACCTTCGCCCGCCGGCGCACCGACGTGGCCGTGAGCGTGCTGCGCCTGGCGGACCTGGTCGGCCCGCAGGTGCGAGGCCCGTTGACGGAGCACCTCACCATGCCCGTGGTGCCCACCCCGCTGGGCTTCGACGCCCGGCTGCAGATGCTGCACTCCGACGACGCCCTGGCGGCGCTGGAGCTGGCCACCGCGGTCGGCGTGCCCGGGGTGTTCAACGTGGCCGCTGACGGGGTGCTGACGCTGTCGCAGGCGGTGCGCCGGGCCGGACGCGTGCCGCTGCCGCTGCCGGTGCCCGCGCTGGCCCCGGTGGGCCGGGTGCTGCGCGGTACCCGACGAGTGAGCTTCTCGGCTGCACAGGTGGCGCTGCTGACCTACGGCCGTGTGCTGGACACCAGCCGGGTGCGGGGGGCTTTGGGCTTCCGTCCGCGGTGGAGCACTGCCGACGCCTACGACAGCTTCCTGCGCGCGCAGGGACTGCGTCCGCTCACCGACCAGCCCGTTGTGCGAACCTTGACCGCGGGAGCAACGACGGTGGGGGGACTGCTGAGATGA
- a CDS encoding AURKAIP1/COX24 domain-containing protein, with product MGSVIKKRRKRMSKKKHRKLLRKTRVQRRKLGK from the coding sequence ATGGGTTCAGTGATCAAGAAGCGACGCAAGCGGATGTCGAAGAAGAAGCACCGCAAGCTGCTGCGCAAGACCCGTGTGCAGCGCCGCAAGCTCGGCAAGTAG
- a CDS encoding helix-turn-helix domain-containing protein codes for MSAERSGPEGVGPSRSTSPIGGSGDGPAALADTQFLTVAEVAKVMRVSKMTVYRLVHSGELPAVRVGRSFRVRAAAVHAYLETSYFDAG; via the coding sequence ATGTCTGCAGAACGATCCGGCCCCGAAGGTGTGGGCCCTTCTCGAAGCACGAGCCCGATCGGGGGTTCCGGCGACGGGCCCGCCGCGCTGGCCGACACCCAGTTCCTCACCGTGGCCGAGGTGGCCAAGGTGATGCGGGTGTCCAAGATGACCGTGTACCGCCTGGTGCACAGCGGCGAGCTGCCCGCCGTGCGGGTGGGTCGGTCCTTCCGGGTGCGCGCCGCAGCAGTTCACGCCTACCTGGAGACGTCCTACTTCGACGCGGGCTGA
- the proC gene encoding pyrroline-5-carboxylate reductase, whose amino-acid sequence MTRVAVLGAGTIGEALLAGLLRAGRAPDDLVFTERYAERAAELEARHGVRAVTPIEAAAHADVLFVAVKPQDVDALLGELAGIDPTTLVVSLCAGLPTTTFEGQLPAGTPVVRVMPNAPMVVGQAMSALSPGRAATEAHLDLAEELMSAVGRVVRVPESQQDAVTALSGSGPAYFYLVVEALVDAGVMLGLSRAVATELATQSALGASTVLRETGTHPVLLREGVSSPGGTTAAGVRALEDHGVRAAMYAAVEAARDRSVQLGAPSKS is encoded by the coding sequence ATGACGAGGGTTGCGGTGCTGGGTGCGGGAACGATCGGTGAGGCCCTGCTGGCCGGGCTGCTGCGGGCGGGTCGTGCTCCCGACGACCTGGTGTTCACCGAGCGCTACGCCGAGCGGGCTGCCGAGCTCGAGGCGCGCCACGGCGTGCGGGCCGTCACGCCGATCGAGGCCGCTGCGCACGCCGACGTGCTGTTCGTCGCGGTCAAGCCGCAGGACGTGGACGCCCTGCTGGGCGAGCTGGCCGGGATCGACCCCACCACCCTCGTGGTGTCGCTGTGCGCCGGGCTGCCCACCACCACCTTCGAGGGGCAGCTGCCTGCCGGCACCCCGGTGGTGCGGGTGATGCCCAACGCCCCGATGGTGGTCGGCCAGGCGATGAGCGCGCTGTCGCCGGGCCGGGCCGCCACCGAGGCGCACCTGGACCTCGCCGAGGAGCTGATGAGCGCGGTGGGCCGGGTGGTGCGAGTGCCGGAGAGCCAGCAGGACGCGGTCACCGCGCTGTCGGGCTCCGGGCCGGCGTACTTCTACCTCGTGGTGGAGGCGCTCGTCGACGCGGGCGTCATGCTCGGGCTGAGCCGGGCGGTGGCCACCGAGCTGGCCACCCAGTCGGCCCTGGGCGCGAGCACCGTGCTGCGCGAGACCGGCACCCACCCGGTGCTGCTGCGCGAGGGCGTCTCCTCCCCGGGAGGCACCACCGCTGCCGGAGTCCGCGCACTGGAGGACCATGGGGTGCGAGCTGCGATGTACGCGGCGGTCGAGGCGGCACGCGACCGCTCCGTGCAGCTCGGCGCACCCTCGAAGTCCTGA
- a CDS encoding thioesterase family protein — protein MNAPFRAALELTADPSDNPDVQLFHAQLGELWTIGPKAHGGLLLALCAHAAEQALGVAGVEPLAVSASFLSPPDPGAVQLRAVVTKRGRTVSLVEVQLRQGARTAVQVVVTLGPAETGAGPFERAHPLQELPVDPPSDTIDVRAHPMGDIVNVSKACEMRVDPTTAAYLRGEVASDPVIRLWVRPTGEDPDALFALMAGDVAPPVTLNLGRQGWAPTVQLTALLRAQPAPGWLRVEMSTSVVGGTWFDGDAVVIDSKGTMVCQARQLAMAPAPAAPLPGR, from the coding sequence ATGAACGCACCGTTTCGCGCCGCCCTCGAGCTGACGGCCGACCCCAGCGACAACCCTGACGTGCAGCTGTTCCACGCCCAGCTCGGCGAGCTCTGGACGATCGGACCCAAGGCCCACGGCGGCCTGCTGCTCGCCCTGTGCGCCCACGCCGCCGAGCAGGCGCTGGGCGTGGCCGGGGTGGAGCCGCTGGCGGTGTCCGCGAGCTTCCTCAGCCCGCCCGACCCCGGTGCGGTGCAGCTGCGGGCCGTGGTGACCAAGCGCGGCCGCACCGTGTCGCTGGTGGAGGTGCAGCTGCGCCAGGGGGCGCGCACCGCGGTGCAGGTGGTGGTGACCCTGGGCCCGGCCGAGACCGGCGCCGGTCCGTTCGAGCGGGCGCACCCGCTGCAGGAGCTGCCGGTGGATCCGCCGTCGGACACCATCGACGTCCGCGCCCACCCGATGGGCGACATCGTGAACGTGTCCAAGGCCTGCGAGATGCGGGTGGACCCGACGACCGCCGCGTACCTGCGCGGCGAGGTGGCCAGCGACCCGGTGATCCGGCTCTGGGTGCGCCCCACCGGCGAGGACCCGGACGCGTTGTTCGCGCTGATGGCCGGCGACGTCGCGCCGCCGGTCACCCTCAACCTGGGCCGGCAGGGCTGGGCACCCACCGTCCAGCTCACCGCGCTGCTGCGCGCGCAGCCCGCGCCCGGCTGGCTGCGGGTGGAGATGAGCACCAGCGTGGTGGGCGGCACCTGGTTCGACGGCGACGCGGTGGTGATCGACTCCAAGGGAACGATGGTCTGCCAGGCCCGCCAGCTGGCGATGGCGCCAGCTCCCGCTGCGCCGCTGCCAGGCCGCTGA